One genomic window of Paenisporosarcina antarctica includes the following:
- a CDS encoding YusW family protein yields MRHVKFKKISIFTSLMLALTLILGACGNKADVTKDITNNDTNNDIEETAPGEDPADTGESYGFKKFELEVDYSDQEESLEVNYEEKKDSTDAKYKNLGNDITLDAADDNIDVDGDEAMAQLRPLLTALQLKEDMVDEEILSQVIKTFNIEENYTEIEVDITWFNDEKSKIEVTK; encoded by the coding sequence ATGAGACATGTGAAATTTAAAAAAATATCAATATTCACAAGTTTAATGTTAGCTTTAACTTTGATATTAGGGGCTTGTGGAAATAAGGCAGATGTTACAAAAGATATTACAAATAATGATACGAACAATGACATCGAAGAAACGGCACCTGGTGAAGATCCAGCTGATACTGGTGAATCTTATGGATTTAAAAAGTTTGAACTCGAAGTTGATTATTCAGACCAAGAAGAATCGCTGGAAGTGAACTATGAGGAAAAGAAAGATTCCACTGATGCCAAGTATAAAAATTTAGGGAATGATATCACTCTGGATGCGGCGGATGACAATATTGATGTCGATGGCGACGAAGCAATGGCACAATTGAGACCTTTACTGACAGCACTTCAATTAAAAGAAGATATGGTTGATGAAGAAATTCTTTCCCAAGTCATCAAAACTTTTAATATTGAGGAGAATTATACAGAGATTGAAGTAGACATCACAT